The stretch of DNA TCAGGTAAATGAGGTGCATCAACGCACTCCGATCTTTATCGGTTCGGAAGAGATGGTTAAAAAAGCGGAAGAATTTATGAAGGAGTTCTCTCCTGAATTAAAGGAAGTATTGGAAGCCGTTGAAGCTTAAAACGATTATAACAGCCAATCGATTCAATATAAAAGAAAATCCCGTCCCGGTTTAACCGAGACGGGATTTTCTTTTATTGGTATAAAGCCCGCACTTATTTTGCAATTACATAGTTATGAGGTTCGGTTTTGCTTTGTTTAAAGTAAAGCAGTATTCCTATTATAACAAAAGGAATGCTTAACCATTGACCCATATTAAGCGACATTCCCTTTTCAAAGTCTACCTGTTCAGCTTTTAAGAATTCAATGAAAAATCTGAAGGCAAACAGTAAAACAAGGAAGAAAGAGAAGATAATTCCATCTTTCATTTGGGTTACATGTTTGTAATAATACCACAATAAGAAAGCAAACAATGCAATACAGAAGAATGCTTCATACAACTGTGTTGGATGACGAGGTAATGCATTCGGTCCATCAGAGGTTACAAATCTGAAGGCCCAGGGAACGTCGGTTACTTTTCCATAAATTTCGGAGTTGAATAAATTACCGAAACGGATACAGGCTCCTCCCAATGCTACTACTATTACGATACGGTCGAGTATCCACAAATAGGGTAATTTCGATACATTCTTTGAGAATAGGTATAACCCAAATAATATACCAATAGCCGCACCATGACTAGCTAAACCACCTTTCCAAACCATCAAAATTTCTAATGGGTGACTTAGGTAATACTCAGGCTCATAGAAGAGACAATGTCCTAAACGAGCACCAATTACAGTAGAAACTACCATGTACATGGTTAACTTATCTAAAACTTCCTCCTTTACACCTTCTTTTCTAAAGATTTTTTGCATGATGAAATAGCCGATGGCAAATCCTGAAGCAAATAGTAATCCGTACCATCTTAAAACAACAGGTCCTAACGAAAATATTTCGCGGCTAACATCCCAGGTTATGTAATTAAGCATCTAATCGTTTTTTTTTAATTCGGCCTAAAATATAAAAAAATAGAGAGAGGTAAATTATTTTCATTAGTTGAAAGCGAATTTATAACACAGTGTTTTTAATTGTGAATCAAAGGTTAGCAGTTAGTTATTTAAAACTTAAGCAATAAGACCCTATTCGTGTCTGACGGATAGGATTAGTGCTCGCGGTAATTTTTCCGTTACGGCCAACCTATTTTCAAATTGCTGCATTAAATTGGTGTATGAAAAAGCTTTCCTTTATTTTATTGTTTGTTGCAGTTTCAACTGGCTGTTTTGCACAGCAGGTTAAACCAATAAAGTTTTCTCAGCTTCAAAACAGGTATTCTTCCGTTAATGATACTACTTACATTATTAATTTTTGGGCTACATGGTGTGCACCCTGCATAAAGGAACTTCCAAATTTTGTTCAACTGCAAGAGCAATACCGCACAGATAAACTTAAAGTGATATTAGTGAGCATGGATTTTAAGTCAAAGCTCGAATCAAGTGTTCAGCCTTTTGTTAAACGAAATAAAATACCATTAGAGGTTTTGCTGTTGGATGAAAAAGATCAGGGAGCAGTGATTGATGAAGTGGATAAAAGCTGGTCGGGCGCATTGCCAGGAACATTAATTATTAATGCCAAAAACGACTATCGCAAGTTTTACGAGCGCGATTTCAATTTTGATGAGCTTAAAGATGCTTATTTGTTAACTAAAAAATAAAAACCATGAAACGATTATTGATCATTGCAGCCTTGGCTTTATTTAGCACAGCTGTTTTTGCCCAGGGATATAAGGTGGGTGATAAGGCTACCGATTTTAAACTGAAAAATGTAAATGGGAAACAGGTATCAATGGCTGATTATAAATCGGCAAAGGGATACATTGTTGTATTTACCTGTAATCATTGTCCGTACGCAAAGGCCTATGAAAACAGGATTATTGCTTTAGATAAAAAATATGCAGTTAAAGGTTATCCGGTAATTGCTATTAACCCTAATGATCCGGTTGCTTATCCTGAGGATTCTTTCGATAACATGAAGAAACGCTCAACCGAAAAGAAATATTCGTTTCCGTATTTAATTGATGAAAGTCAGAATGTGGCTAAAGCCTACGGAGCTACTAAAACCCCTCATGTATTTATATTACAAAAGACTTCGGCAGGGGATATGGTGGAATATATTGGTGCAATTGACAATGATACAGAAGGAAACGATGATAGCAAGATTAAATATGTAGAGAATGCCGTTGATGCATTATTGCAGAATAAAAAGCCTGAAACTACTTTAACCAAAGCAGTTGGCTGTAGCATTAAATGGAAATCTATATAATTCTCTTAACATCAGTTATTGACTGCAGGTCATTAATTTAAAAAATTCTATCTTTGGGTCCCGGAAATTTATCCGGGATTTTTATTTAAATATCCTTTGCGCATTTCTTATCTGCTGTCATGAATTTAAACCTGAAAAGACCTATTGCATTTTTTGATCTTGAGACTACCGGTGTTAATGTTGCATCTGATCGTATAGTGGAAATTGCAATACTAAAGGTGCTTCCTAACGGAACAATCGAAACCAAAACCCGCCGTGTTAACCCTGAAATGCCCATTCCACTTGAATCTTCATTAATTCATGGCATTTATGAGGAGGATATAAAGAATGAGCCTACTTTTAAACAAATGGCTAAAAGTATAGCTCAATTTCTTGAAAACGCTGATCTGGGAGGGTATAACTCTAATAAATTTGATGTACCGTTGTTAATGGAAGAGTTTTTAAGAGCAGGAGTGGAGTTTGATATTGAAGGACGTAAACTTGTAGATGTTCAAAATATCTTCCATCAGATGGAACAACGTACCTTAAAGGCTGCTTATAAATTCTACTGTGGTAAAGAGATCGAAAATCATCATTCGGCCGAAGCAGATATAAAAGCAACGTATGAAGTGCTTCTTGCTCAATTAGATAAATACGATGGTGTAGAATATGAAGATAAATCAGGTAATAAATCTACGCCAATAGTAAACGATGTAGAAGCTCTACATAAATTCACCTACGTTCGTGATGTTGTCGACTTTGCGGGTAGAATGATTTACAACGAGCAAGGTGTCGAAGTATTCAACTTCGGTAAGCACAAAGGAAAAGCTGTTGAAGAGGTGTTTTCTTTTGAACCAACTTATTACGATTGGATGATGAATGGTGATTTTCCACTATATACTAAGAAGAAGTTAACAGAAATCCGTTTAAGGAGTGCGTTTAAGAAGAGATAGTTTAGTCTGAAG from Solitalea canadensis DSM 3403 encodes:
- a CDS encoding TlpA disulfide reductase family protein → MKKLSFILLFVAVSTGCFAQQVKPIKFSQLQNRYSSVNDTTYIINFWATWCAPCIKELPNFVQLQEQYRTDKLKVILVSMDFKSKLESSVQPFVKRNKIPLEVLLLDEKDQGAVIDEVDKSWSGALPGTLIINAKNDYRKFYERDFNFDELKDAYLLTKK
- the lgt gene encoding prolipoprotein diacylglyceryl transferase; translation: MLNYITWDVSREIFSLGPVVLRWYGLLFASGFAIGYFIMQKIFRKEGVKEEVLDKLTMYMVVSTVIGARLGHCLFYEPEYYLSHPLEILMVWKGGLASHGAAIGILFGLYLFSKNVSKLPYLWILDRIVIVVALGGACIRFGNLFNSEIYGKVTDVPWAFRFVTSDGPNALPRHPTQLYEAFFCIALFAFLLWYYYKHVTQMKDGIIFSFFLVLLFAFRFFIEFLKAEQVDFEKGMSLNMGQWLSIPFVIIGILLYFKQSKTEPHNYVIAK
- a CDS encoding 3'-5' exonuclease, which encodes MNLNLKRPIAFFDLETTGVNVASDRIVEIAILKVLPNGTIETKTRRVNPEMPIPLESSLIHGIYEEDIKNEPTFKQMAKSIAQFLENADLGGYNSNKFDVPLLMEEFLRAGVEFDIEGRKLVDVQNIFHQMEQRTLKAAYKFYCGKEIENHHSAEADIKATYEVLLAQLDKYDGVEYEDKSGNKSTPIVNDVEALHKFTYVRDVVDFAGRMIYNEQGVEVFNFGKHKGKAVEEVFSFEPTYYDWMMNGDFPLYTKKKLTEIRLRSAFKKR
- a CDS encoding thioredoxin family protein translates to MKRLLIIAALALFSTAVFAQGYKVGDKATDFKLKNVNGKQVSMADYKSAKGYIVVFTCNHCPYAKAYENRIIALDKKYAVKGYPVIAINPNDPVAYPEDSFDNMKKRSTEKKYSFPYLIDESQNVAKAYGATKTPHVFILQKTSAGDMVEYIGAIDNDTEGNDDSKIKYVENAVDALLQNKKPETTLTKAVGCSIKWKSI